The following nucleotide sequence is from Alteromonas sp. V450.
CCGTAATAAGCAATGCGATTAAAGCACCATTTACATCGGTTGTTTTTCTGCTTTGTGCGTTGGTTTACGGTTTATCTCTATTGGGCCTGTTTAGCCCAATAGCGCAGCAATTACTGATGCAGCCATTTTCTACGTTGGCGCAAAACCATGAGTGGTGGCGTTTGCTTGGCCCTGCCTTTATACACTTTTCAGTGCTTCACATTGTATTCAATTTACTGTGGTGGTGTATGCTGGGCGCCAAAATAGAACGCACATTAGGGGTGAGCATGCTATTGCTGGTGTTCATTGTGTCGGCAGTGGTTTCAAATGCAGCGCAAGCGCTGTTTAGTACACCGGTGCAAGGCGACCTATTTTTATTCGGTGGACTGTCGGGTGTAGTCTATGCAGTAATGGGCTTTGTTTGGTGGCTTGGTTGGTTGCGGCCTACCTGGGGCCTGTCGCTTCCTAACTCAATAGTGGGTTTTATGCTGGTGTGGCTGGTACTGGGTTATGCCGATATTCTATGGGTAAATATGGCTAATGCCGCGCACACAGCAGGCCTTGTGTGTGGGTGCATTCTAGCGGGTGTTGTAAACCTAGCGGCCAAGCGTTAGAAAGGCGTGCAATCAGCCGCCTTGGTATAAATACTTAGTAAATATCACATTTTTAATTACTTCGCCGCCAGTCTCTTGCTTCATGTG
It contains:
- the glpG gene encoding rhomboid family intramembrane serine protease GlpG, whose protein sequence is MAHPLIAFNQQNAAYLLANYLTSQHIPADVVINSEERNTNNEFIVVLQHAEHVDNAKIIAEDFLANPTNPKYQQAAWDSGKKVKLSSTSSTFSFNTVISNAIKAPFTSVVFLLCALVYGLSLLGLFSPIAQQLLMQPFSTLAQNHEWWRLLGPAFIHFSVLHIVFNLLWWCMLGAKIERTLGVSMLLLVFIVSAVVSNAAQALFSTPVQGDLFLFGGLSGVVYAVMGFVWWLGWLRPTWGLSLPNSIVGFMLVWLVLGYADILWVNMANAAHTAGLVCGCILAGVVNLAAKR